The DNA segment CATGTCTCCCTTCTCTGagaagctgggtggctcagtcggttaagtgtctgacttcggctcaggtcatgatcttgcagttcgtgagttcgagccccgcgtcaggctctgtgctgacagcttagagcctggggcctgcttcagattctgtgtgtgtgtctctctctctgcccttcccctgcttgtgctctttctttctctcaaaaagaaacattaaaaaaaataaaaataaagaaaataaagcacaacCAAATGTCACCTCCAGACCCCTAGAGATACTGTTCTTAGGATGTTTTGCACGGCCCTCAACAGGGTCTCTAACCATAGTGTTAGGAACCTTCCTCCATCGTGTCTATCTCCTCTGAGTCTGTACCAGGGGCTGCCCCCTCTCCATGGCTGCAGGCTCATCATTCCCCTAACCCAACACTGGACTCCTGAAGAACCTAATTCTAACCGTTCATTCCTGTAGCCTTTGGGCAGCCTCCTCCACCCTCTCAGGCGTTTTTTTCAAGGACAGAAGACAGGGGACGGGAGGGACTTGGGCAAGCTGGGGCTGATCCTGAGCCTACGTGCACAAGGTAGCAACTCTTATCAAGAGGACACGTGCAGACCttccccagctctgggctgaAGCCAAGTCCTTTTCTCCAGAGGACACACAAGATGCTCCCAAAGGCAAGAGCATTAGGTCAGGGGCCTACGTACGTGTCTGTGATAAGCCTGGGTGCCCTCTGGTCTTCTGAGCCAGTTTTCCCATATCACCCTGCTGCTGAAAACCCCTCTGTGCCTCGCCAGTTCTGAAGGGTAAGTCCTGAATTCTCGAACCTTCCTGCTCTGACCTGTACCCACAGCTCCCACCTCAGCCCTCACACTCTCCAACCTCAGGCAGCAGAAGCAGGCTTGTGCATGTGCTGCTGGTTCTGCTGGATGCACGTTTTCTTGCTTGGCTTTCACCATATGCTGTGGACGACACTTCTTCCACGAAGCCTTCCTTCAACCCTCAGGCAGAGTTGCCGTGTCTCCAGGGCCCTCTGGACACCTCTGTCAGAGGCCTCATTAGTATGCTGGGAAGGTTGGTCCCCTGCACTAGGCTAAGCAGCCAGAGGGCCAGCCCCTGCCTCCGCCCCCTCACAGGCATCCCTAGCCTCAGGCACACACTGGGTATCTAGTAAATACTCCTTGAAAGAGGCTCTTGAGCTAAGAGAAAGTAGGCCCGGAGACCAGGGAACATTCCCGAGTCTCTAGTTTTTTTCCATCAGGGTGAGTGGATCATAAGGGAAACACAAAAAGTCACATGATGTcaaactcttctctttctctgaataaaGCTACTCATTTTCAGAACCCACTTTCATGTCAGGAAGGCTCCCCTGACTCCAGGCCTAGGACAAGACCTCAGTTATGCCATCATAGCACTTCGCATGCATCTTCTTTAGCACTTGAATCACCAGGGCAGTGATTGTGGGACTGTTAGCTTAATTCAGGGTTTCTCAACAGTGGCACTATGGACATCTTGGGCTGGATCATTCTGTTGAGGAAGGCTGTTCTGTGCACCAGATGCTATCTGAGCAGCATCACTgatctctacccactagatgccgaTCGCACCCTGTCAATTATGACTGAAAACGTCTCCAGACACTGTCAAACGTCCTTGGGGGTAAAATGACTTCaggttgagaagcactggtgtAACAACTATTTCCCCAGTTAGGACAGACATTCCAGGAGGGTGGTCCAGCCACCTGAGACCCCGACTCCTTGGCTCCTTAGCCTGGCATTCACCCTCTCAGGTAGCTGATCCTCCTCCCGTCCCACACGGAGCCCCGCACCACCCAGAATGAGTCAAACCTTCCTTTCTATTCCTCTGGGACAGCCTGGGGGGTGGAGACTGCATCCTACTGGCTTTTGTACTTGCCAGTCCCCACCCTCACTTTGCTTTCAGGGTGGTCAGGAAATCATCGCTGGAGGACAAGTTGGAGGATGGGCAAGGGGGCTTCTTAATGCTGGAATGGCAGGTGCACAACTGAGGGTTCTTCTCGACAGGGATGACTTCTGTTGGTTTTGTGTGTCTGTTCTTAGGAAGTTCAGACTTTATTAGATACCCAGGGGCTGGCCCTGGCTGGCTTCACAACCCCCCTAGTCAGAGGGCAGCCTGGGGAAAGCTGAGGGCCCTGACCGAGGGGCCCGAAACCAGTCCTACCGATCCgtcttccctcccacctcactCTGGCTCCTATGCGATTAGCACATGGTCAGAATCTGCTTTGAAGACACGAAGGGCTGCATTGAGGCTTCCAAGGCACGCTGGTAGTCCTGCAGTGGGACCTCGGAGCAGGCAGGGGCCGTGAGCTGGCCTCGGCTGATGAGACTGCACAGTGTGAGGATCAGCTCCTTGAACTGGGCTGTGGGAGGTTGGAGGAAGTCAGACGTGGAAACAGCGGCAAGACAGACCGTGGGCCACCCCCAGTGGCAGGAGCTGGCGCTGAACTCCAGGAAAGCCCGAGAGCCCAGGCTTGGCCATGGATAGGGAGGCTGTGGAGGCAAACCGGTCCCCGGCGGGGTAGGACAGAAGAGACGGGGAGCGGCCCCAGGAGCTGATGGGCAGGCAGAGTGGTGGCTACGAGGGCGCAGACCCACAGAACCTGACTGGGATGTGACTGGGAGTCCTGAATGGCAGGAGGGGCAGGATTACTTTGAGTCAGCTAGAAGAGGCAGCTAGAAGAGgcacagggaggggtgggtgtgcCTGACGGGCCAGCTGGAGTGGAACAGACGGGCTTTGCTCAGGGAAAGGAGCTTTCCCTGAGAGCCCAGGGCTCCCTTAGAACCCTACGAGCTGAGAGGTCCCGAACATCCCCTCTTAGGGCCTGCCCCCAATATGGTCCAGGAAGATGGGAAGTGGCAATATGGTCTTGGCTTAGGCTGACAAATGTTTTTTCATAGACATCAAATCATGCAACGTTCAACTCTAATCACGCCCCCTGTTGAAAGCGCTTCGGTGGATCTTCACTTGCCTTTCAGGTAGAGCCTGAGCTCCTTAAGGTTTGCAAGGCCTGTCATAATCTGGTCGCAACCTATCTGGCCAGGCTCCCACCCTCCGCAATGGGCTTTTGCATGGGCTACTTTTCCGGCCTGAAGTACGCCACTGACGCCACCACTCTCCTCCCCTTCATCGGGGCGACTCCATGTGATTCTTCAGTCTCAGCTCGAGGGGTCACCTTCTGGGCAGCCAGCcctccagaagaggaagagtagTGTACTGGCTCAGGTTCTGGACTCGAAGAGAGTAGTTCACACCGTGGCTGCACCACTCCCTAGGTGGGGCGGCTGGACAAGCTACCTAACcactttgaacctcagtttcctcctctaccACACAGGGCTAACGACGTCTAGGCAACTATGATATCCAAACTGAGATGGAAATAACTTGTGCAGACCCCAGGGTTAGGCCAGGCAGAACCTATCACTAGTAATGGTGggagcaggatttgaacccaggtgggCCGGCTCCAGAATTTACTCCCTTTGCGTGGCTGTCTTCCATGGCAGTTTTCCCCACTGGCAGCTGCTCAGGACGGGGACAGTGTCTGCCTTGCTCAGTGCCGCCACCCCCTAGGACTAGCCCACTTTCCCCCAATACCTATTTGCTGGCTGCGGCTGTGGCTagagaatattttcctttaaactgCCGTGGTGCTGGGGAGCCAACCACCTCTCCAGAGCTCAGAACGGCTGGTCACTTCTGCAGTAGGCACTGCCCTCTCATGTGACCGTTCGCAGCGGGGCCATCATCCACTCACCTGGACTGTGGTCCTTCTTCCACTGGGATAACCAAAAGCCTCGAAGCTTGAGATCCTTAAAAATGAGCTGGCTCTGTGGACACAACAAGGACGTACTGGGCTCTGAGGGCAAGCACTTCGAGTGATGCCTAAGGTACAgacccgcccacccccaccctcctgcccaaGGACAAGGGCACCATGTGGGTTTGGACAACTGTGGTGTCCAGGTCTGCCTCCCTCACCAGCTTACCACAGAGGCTATGACAGGCTGCTTGGCCATTCCCCCGTAGGTCACCATGGTTCCCCCAGGCCTGAAGAGACCAGAGAGAATAGagtgggtagagacagagagagagcgcttCTCAAACCTGCCGGAACACTTCTATTCCCACCctggttttgttaaaaaaaaaaatttttttttaatatttatttttgagagagaaaaaaagagaaagagagggtgggaagagagagagggagggaggggcagggaaagagggagacacagaatccaaagcaggttccaggttgtgagccgtcagcacacagcccgacgcggggcctgaactcacgaaccgtgagatcatgacctgagccaaagtcagatgcttaactgactgagccactcaggcgcccctccaagcCTGGTTTCTGAACCTTGATCTCAGAATCCTTGGGAATGTTTCAAAAACTACAGATTCCTAGGCTCGACCCAGACCTAACGTATCAGGAAGCAAGAACCTGTATTAAAGTCAACCAACAAACACGTTGCCAGATGACATGATGTTTAGCCAGGGTTGGGAACCCACTGATCTAACCACCCAGCCGGGCTTGGATGAAGTGTTACAAAGAAGCACGCTCTACTGAGAAGAGCTCAAGACCTGGCTCCCCTCCACTCCTagatgtgtggccttgggcagtgCACAGACACTGGTGCAGTGCAGACCTCTGCCCTCCGTCTGTCCGGACTCACCTGAGGATCCGTGAGGTGAGATGGCCATACAGATAAGGAACAGTGTGGGTGGGGAGACGGAGGGCAGTGGGCAATTGCGTCGCTGCAGGAGGGGTCTTGCCAGGACCTGCTGTCTGACACCCACACCCGCCCCAGCAGTCCAACAGGGGAGAggctcaaatgatttttaaaaactaataagcTCGGACTTCTGTGCTCCATTTAACCTGtgttcccttccccactccctggcTTTTAGGAGTCTGCTGGTCAAGGATGATGGCGGGTGTGGATGTGGTGCTTTGTGAACTACAAAGCGGAAGCTGTTGCTGTGTGAGGCACGTAACTCTTTGTCCATGAGGTTTGTGGGCAGCTTGGTCTTAAGTTCCCTTCGCCTGACACTTGTCCCAGAAAGTAGCTCctttctgggatcaagccctcccccccaactccccacAGCCTCTGCACTTGTTCTAATCTGAATAGCTGACGTTTACTGGGCGTTTTTTAGGTGCTGGGGCCAGGTCTGAGCATTTCCATGTGCACTGATGTGGTGAGTCGTCCCTGGGACCCCCAGGGAGAACTTTTATTGCTCTCATTTTACAGCGGGGAAAATGAAGCCCACCTCTGTCTGTATGGCGATTTGTGCATCACCTCAGTGTCTTTAGACGACCCTTCTGAGGCAGAAAGGGTTTCTATCCCCCCACTGTACACACGAGGAGACTGAGGCCTGGATCTTTTATGTATTGCCTAACTTTTCACAGgcccacagctagtaagtagcagagctgggactttCTGACTCCAGTGCCTACATCTGTAACTACTGCTCAAGGCTTCCTCCTACAGCGAGTGCCGCGGGCGTCACGGGCTGCCCTTGAGGCTGCCGAAGTAGGGCAGGAGGGGTGGACGCAGGAGTCACGAGAACTTGGGGTTAAGCCTGGCTCTTCCACTTCCTAGACTTTGGGCAAGGTAattaccctctctgggccttgtaTCAACGGGGATGGGCAGAGTATCCCCCCCTTTGGTGGTTGCGGAGGGGGGCGGGGTAAGTCAAGCACTCTGCACAGAGTCTGGTGCACAGGCGAATACTCAGCGATCACTATCACAGCTCTCTGACCACATGACCCATCTCCCCATCTAGCCTAGGAGTTCTAGAGAGTTCCTTCAGTGTCTGAGCCATCTCTGTGTCCCTTAGCTAGTGAGTGCTAGCAAGAATGTGTCAACGAATGTTGCTGAGGGGATTCCTGCTTTAGTTGGAAAGTTCCTCAGCTCaggaactttatatatattttttaaatatttatttatttttgagagaaagagagagagagacaggcagagcacgagtggtagaggggcagagagagagggagacacagaatccgaagcaggctccaggctctgagctgtcagcacggagcctgacgcggggctcgaactcacagaccttgagatcatgacctgagctaaagtcagacgcttaaccgactgagccacccgggcgccccagggaCTTTATATTAATGGCAAAAAGAATGGAAGGACACCCACTGTTAATATTGTCAACAATGCTTATCCCCCTTGGTGGTGGGATGATAGCTAACTTTCCtgcttaatttttcctttgtcctttttgggggaagattttattttttaagtaatctccacaccccacatggggctcaaactcacaaccttgagatcaagaattgcaccctccaccgactgagccagccaggtgtgccCCATCCTTTGTACTTTTACATGCTTTCAAAATGCTTTGTAATAGCAATAACGTTACCTCCAAAATTAGAATCTATTTTTAGAagctaataaaaaatttaaaagctaacaAGCTAGGACTAAGTGACTTTTGAAAAGGCCCCTAGGTTATGAATCCTTAACTGTTCCCCTATCACAGAAAGCTTAGCCACCTACTTCTGGGGTCCCTTGGAAAAACAAAGCGGCTGGGTCTGTCGGTCACCTATAAAGGAACAGGCTGAGAAAGGAAGTGCCTGGATAACCAGGAAATGATGGCGATCCATTTCCTACCCAGGGTTATGCTGACCTGGCTTGGCTTGCGTTGCCCACTGGGATTGGGTCACTTGCCAGTCCTCCCAGCTACAAGCCCGGAGAGCTTGGGCCAACAAGACTTGCAGGGCCAAGGGACTTACGCTAAGTGTCGCAGCAGCTCTGTGGAGCTTTTCCCGCCAACACAGTTGAGAGCAAGTCGGGGCTGGGGCATGTCCTGGAAAATAAGGAACCTGTAGTGAGGGAGCTACCACTGTACGTGagggatttctttctttaaaaaaatttttttttatgtttatttatttctgagacagagagagacagagcatgagtggggaaggggcagagagagggagacacagaattggaagcaggctccaggctccgagctgtcagcacagagcccaacgcggggctcgaactcaccaaccgtgagatcatgacctgagccgaagtcggtcactcaactgactgagccacccaggcgcccctttttctttcttttttttaagtagactccatgcctagtgtggggcttgagctcacgaccctgagactgagagttgcatgctctaccgacagAACCCGCCAGGTGCCCCCTTACTCGTGGGGTCTAAAGCTTGCCACAAACAGCACTTCCTTTCCACAGGTGctgtgtcgggggtggggggcagtgaagGAAAATGGGATAGTGTTGCCTTCACACTCTGCTCTGCAAGGACCTTTGCTTTATTAGCTTAATCCTGTTACGTTTTGGAATTTTGTTCAAAACTTCTCTCCTCTCTAGGAAAGGACAGACAGAGGGCACGTACGTTCCTTTTTGAAGGACTCTAGGTCCCCCAAGTGTACTtcttctctgtgctcacagctcagttTGAGTTAGAGGTGCTGATCTGCTGCTCCGGAAATGTTCTTAAGAGGCAGGTGTTCTcgagggggtgtgtgtgtttggtcaCTCCTGGGTTCAGGAGAAAGAGGCTGAAGTTTGGTCACCTGTTAGGTATGCTGGGGGTGGAGGTTCTAGAAGGTTAAGAGGCTGTGAGTTCAGAGAGACCTGGGGCCAGCCCTGACTTCACTTATAACTGTGTGGCTTTGGCGAAATCCTTTATCTCTTTGGagacttggttttctcatctagaaaagAGAGAGCACCTGCTTTGTTGAGCTTTTGTGGGGATTATCAGATACAATACAAAGAAAGGGCTTCAGAGAcgtacttctttcctttctcttccttctctgtggctcagtttcctcaggtCCTCTCCCAGCTCTGAGACTCATACTAACTGTATGGGCTGATGTGGCCtgctaaaaatattcaaaagcacAAATAATCCAGGGTTTCTTGGACTTCGTCTGTCTCTACCGCCTCCCTCACAGCATCTGGGCACTTGATGCATGCCGTCCCCTGGCTGAGGGAATGGGTTTTGTCCTTCCACAAAGAGATGAAGGGAGGATTTGGAGAGAAGTGACGGGGCCAGTCCCAGCTTTTCTATCAGGTCAACTTTTTCCAGGGAGATGAGCATGGAATGGAGGCACAATGCCCCTCAGCCTACATAccttaaagaaatttttcatttcatgctTCCTTAGCTCCTCTTCTGTGAGAACATGCTCGGCCCCTAGACTCTTCAGTCTGTCAGTCAGCTTCTGGATGTCAGGCCTAGAAACCAAGCACAATCCACAGCCCTTAGTCACTCCTGCTGCCTTTCTCTCCCAGAGGCTCCTAGGACTCCTCTGCTATGGCTGTGAGAACATGAGTTTCTCTTTGTGGGAAGCTGGGATTGAGGGTAAGCCAGGCCCTACGCAGGGGCTGGCTACCGGATTTCATCACACTCCAACACCTCttggcctcggtttcctcactgGCAATACAGGGTGATTTCTACAGTCCTTGCCAGCTCAAAGGTGCTAGAAACCATCTGGCCCAGGGAGAAGTCATTTCACTTCCTGATTTTGTCTACTGAAATGACaaacttcatttcctttctcctcctcttttcaaGGGGCTCTTCAGGGTGTTGTGCAAACATACTCCAGCCCAGGGGTGGCTCTGGGCCTCTTTGGCCAGGGCAAACAGACTGATTTTTGTTAACATAACTGAGGGAATAGGGAAGGGAAGCGAGTGTCAATTTTCCCCCAGAGACTGGACTTCCACCACAGATATAGCCACGTTTGTTGACAGTGAGGCTTAAGGAAACTGGAAGACATGATGGAAAGAGAACAAGGCAGGGAACTAAGTCTATTACTGACTTGATGGGTCTTCCTGAGCAAATGGCTTCCTTTCTCTGAACCTTGTTTCCTCACTGTAACACAGATGACAAGCCCGCCCCATCTCCTTCACATTCATATTTAGTACAGCTCAAGTGCCA comes from the Acinonyx jubatus isolate Ajub_Pintada_27869175 chromosome C1, VMU_Ajub_asm_v1.0, whole genome shotgun sequence genome and includes:
- the MECR gene encoding enoyl-[acyl-carrier-protein] reductase, mitochondrial isoform X3 yields the protein MLAAPINPSDINMIQGNYGLLPKLPAVGGNEGVGQVVAVGSSVTGVKPGDWVIPANAGLGTWRTEAVFSEEALIGVPSDIPLQSAATLSVNPCTAYRMLMDFEQLQPGDSVIQNASNSGVGQAVIQIATALGLRTINVVRDRPDIQKLTDRLKSLGAEHVLTEEELRKHEMKNFFKDMPQPRLALNCVGGKSSTELLRHLAPGGTMVTYGGMAKQPVIASVSQLIFKDLKLRGFWLSQWKKDHSPAQFKELILTLCSLISRGQLTAPACSEVPLQDYQRALEASMQPFVSSKQILTMC